The following proteins are co-located in the Streptomyces sp. NBC_00435 genome:
- a CDS encoding helix-turn-helix transcriptional regulator, translated as MDAAEIEGAAAALEALGLLGKCPVTGIFTPFPVDHARIKVLNPAQHSLNENQTHLDQLRGDLDELTLRTAHLQDDTSLEVIPGVGDVRKLIAGLADGSRTEVLTSQPGGARDEEVLQESLERTERLLERGVRMRTLYQHTARFSPATSSFVGRVTPLGAEVCTLAGGFPRCIIFDKEVAIIPLADGSHGAAVSRNSHLVSFLSDAFERAWSAAEKFTPESDRPARAAITSDIQQTIVSLLIQGESDNRIAHVVGISLRNCQRHIANIMKSIGARNRLHAGYLLGKEPFNGI; from the coding sequence ATGGACGCCGCCGAGATAGAAGGGGCCGCCGCGGCCCTGGAGGCCCTGGGGCTGCTCGGCAAGTGCCCGGTGACGGGCATCTTCACTCCGTTCCCGGTGGACCACGCGCGCATCAAGGTCCTCAATCCGGCGCAGCACAGCCTGAACGAGAACCAGACACACCTCGATCAACTCCGTGGAGATCTCGATGAGTTAACCCTGAGAACGGCGCACCTGCAGGACGACACCTCACTGGAGGTCATCCCGGGCGTGGGCGACGTGCGCAAGCTCATCGCCGGACTCGCGGACGGCAGCCGCACCGAGGTACTGACCTCGCAGCCCGGCGGAGCCCGGGATGAGGAGGTGCTCCAGGAGAGCCTGGAGCGCACCGAACGGCTGCTGGAGCGCGGCGTGCGGATGCGGACCCTCTACCAGCACACGGCCCGGTTCAGCCCGGCCACGTCCTCGTTCGTGGGGCGGGTGACTCCGCTCGGCGCGGAGGTGTGCACGCTCGCCGGCGGTTTTCCACGCTGCATCATCTTCGACAAGGAAGTGGCGATCATTCCCCTCGCGGACGGATCGCACGGAGCCGCAGTATCGAGAAATAGCCACCTTGTCTCATTTCTTTCGGATGCCTTCGAGCGCGCCTGGAGCGCGGCCGAGAAATTCACCCCGGAAAGCGACCGGCCGGCCCGCGCGGCGATTACCTCGGACATTCAGCAGACCATCGTCTCGCTGCTCATTCAGGGCGAATCGGACAATCGAATAGCCCACGTCGTCGGTATATCACTGCGTAATTGCCAGCGCCACATCGCGAACATCATGAAGAGCATCGGCGCCCGCAACCGGCTCCACGCCGGATACCTGCTCGGCAAGGAGCCCTTCAACGGCATCTGA